One window from the genome of Deinococcus sp. NW-56 encodes:
- a CDS encoding SDR family NAD(P)-dependent oxidoreductase — protein MHTLIVGATGGIGAAAARAFAARGDRLTLSGRDAGRLSALAAELGADSQAADLGYESHVRALLEGVGELDTLVYAAGAALPGPVQEADPAAVRAVWNANYFGALWVLKHGLGRMTPGGRVYLLGARPELVTARGFSQYAASKAALARAIEVARLEARGIGLTLVLPPAVETGLWTQVGRVPRGAISPEAVAAAIAADRDRPPQPELRVEG, from the coding sequence ATGCACACGCTGATCGTGGGAGCGACGGGAGGCATCGGGGCGGCGGCGGCGCGGGCCTTCGCCGCACGCGGGGACCGACTGACCCTGAGCGGGCGGGACGCGGGGCGGCTCTCCGCGCTGGCGGCCGAACTCGGCGCGGACTCTCAGGCCGCCGACCTGGGGTACGAGAGCCACGTGCGGGCACTGCTGGAGGGGGTGGGGGAGCTGGATACCCTCGTCTACGCGGCGGGCGCGGCCCTCCCCGGCCCCGTGCAGGAGGCGGACCCGGCAGCGGTGCGGGCCGTGTGGAACGCGAACTACTTCGGGGCGCTGTGGGTGCTCAAGCATGGTCTGGGGCGCATGACTCCCGGCGGGCGCGTCTACCTGCTGGGGGCGCGGCCCGAACTCGTCACCGCACGGGGCTTCTCGCAGTACGCGGCGAGCAAGGCCGCCCTCGCCCGCGCCATCGAGGTCGCCCGGCTGGAGGCGCGGGGCATCGGCCTCACGCTGGTGCTGCCGCCCGCTGTGGAGACGGGCTTGTGGACCCAGGTGGGCCGGGTGCCGCGCGGGGCGATCTCGCCGGAGGCTGTCGCCGCTGCCATCGCCGCAGACCGGGACCGCCCCCCGCAGCCGGAGCTGAGGGTCGAGGGTTAG
- a CDS encoding DUF4394 domain-containing protein: MKRFALLSATCALALSACTGMRPPAAPQGMTAYGLDTQGRLVTFGTDNAAASLRRMAVTGLPSGETLIDLDVRNTDNRLYAMSSTGKLYRLDPATGGLSADGSSLTAGITPVAIDFNPAANRLRVFAETDRNFRLTLGAAPVPATSPAGTVTDDGTLRYATGTANPDLAAAAYTNSFNNSATGAIGTGTTTTLYSIDAAADTLVRHSSAEGSTPAGNFSTLTSVGALGVDAMKGMTGFDIAGADMAYLSVSMGGNTMLYTVNLTTGAATAKSTVSGLTLRSFALALPNQ, translated from the coding sequence ATGAAGCGATTTGCCCTGCTGTCTGCCACCTGCGCCCTTGCTCTCTCGGCCTGCACCGGGATGAGGCCCCCCGCCGCTCCCCAGGGCATGACCGCCTACGGGCTGGACACCCAGGGACGCCTCGTGACCTTCGGCACCGACAACGCGGCGGCCAGCCTGCGCCGCATGGCCGTAACTGGACTGCCGAGCGGGGAGACACTGATTGACCTCGACGTCCGCAACACCGATAACAGGCTCTATGCCATGTCGAGTACGGGCAAGCTCTACCGCCTCGACCCGGCCACCGGAGGCCTGAGCGCTGACGGGTCCAGCCTGACGGCAGGCATCACGCCCGTCGCCATCGACTTCAACCCGGCGGCCAACCGCCTGCGCGTCTTCGCGGAGACGGACCGGAACTTCCGCCTGACGCTGGGCGCGGCGCCCGTCCCGGCCACCTCGCCCGCCGGAACGGTGACCGACGACGGTACGCTGAGGTACGCCACGGGCACCGCCAACCCCGACCTGGCGGCCGCTGCCTACACCAACTCCTTCAACAACAGCGCCACGGGGGCCATCGGCACGGGCACGACCACCACCCTCTACTCCATCGACGCGGCGGCGGACACGCTGGTGAGGCACAGCAGCGCCGAGGGCTCGACGCCTGCGGGCAACTTCAGCACCCTGACCTCCGTGGGGGCGCTGGGCGTGGACGCCATGAAGGGCATGACCGGCTTCGACATCGCCGGGGCCGACATGGCCTACCTCAGCGTGAGCATGGGCGGCAACACCATGCTATACACGGTCAACCTGACGACGGGCGCGGCAACCGCCAAGAGCACGGTCAGCGGCCTCACCCTGCGCTCCTTCGCGCTGGCGCTGCCGAACCAGTAA
- the hisIE gene encoding bifunctional phosphoribosyl-AMP cyclohydrolase/phosphoribosyl-ATP diphosphatase HisIE: protein MSGPSTPQLDALKFGPDGLIPVVTQDARTGAVLMQAYADRAAVERTLGTCEATYYSRSRGEQWVKGATSGHTQRIVSVHLDCDGDSVLYRVEQTGPACHTGEYSCFHTPLLEGDAPDTGLGGTLERVHATIVERLATLPENSYVARLHAGGLDRVLKKISEEAGEVLLAAKNGDRAELATEAADLFFHTLFALAEVGVSPGDVAAVLREREGKSGLKGPKEVG from the coding sequence ATGAGCGGTCCCAGTACGCCCCAGCTCGACGCGCTGAAGTTCGGGCCGGACGGCCTGATTCCGGTCGTGACCCAGGACGCCCGCACGGGCGCGGTGCTGATGCAGGCCTACGCCGACCGCGCCGCCGTCGAGCGCACCCTGGGCACCTGCGAGGCCACCTATTACAGCCGCTCGCGGGGGGAACAGTGGGTGAAGGGAGCCACCAGCGGGCACACCCAGCGGATCGTCTCCGTGCATCTGGACTGCGACGGCGACAGCGTGCTGTACCGGGTGGAGCAGACGGGGCCAGCCTGTCATACCGGGGAATATTCCTGCTTCCACACGCCACTCTTGGAGGGAGACGCCCCCGACACCGGACTGGGCGGCACGCTGGAGCGGGTCCACGCGACCATCGTGGAACGGCTCGCCACCTTGCCGGAGAACAGCTACGTGGCGCGGCTGCATGCGGGCGGCCTCGACCGGGTGCTGAAGAAGATCAGCGAGGAGGCGGGCGAGGTCCTGCTCGCCGCGAAAAACGGGGACCGGGCGGAACTGGCGACCGAGGCCGCCGACCTTTTCTTCCACACCCTCTTCGCGCTGGCGGAGGTGGGGGTTTCGCCGGGTGACGTGGCCGCCGTGCTGCGGGAGCGCGAGGGCAAGAGCGGCTTGAAAGGGCCGAAGGAAGTCGGCTAA
- a CDS encoding 2'-5' RNA ligase family protein — MTGPKNAHANASFLLGVLPPPDLGARVDAFRTRLGLRESAAHVTVKARSGLTPELGWWEAARTVVAASSPVTLNIGGPQAFRNGTAVYLGVTSPDVVALHLRLLGALNPSQRFGYEGPQMTPHLTLSLRRRAVDLGTVLEAARAEFADLEAHPLTFTAREVWVMRKPGPGGLYVPWEAWPLGQG; from the coding sequence TGCTAGGGGTCCTGCCGCCGCCCGACCTCGGGGCGCGGGTGGACGCCTTCCGCACCCGACTGGGGCTGCGCGAGAGTGCCGCGCACGTGACCGTGAAAGCGCGGAGTGGCCTGACCCCGGAGTTAGGCTGGTGGGAGGCGGCACGGACCGTGGTGGCCGCGAGTTCTCCCGTCACTCTGAACATTGGCGGTCCCCAGGCTTTCCGCAACGGCACCGCCGTCTACCTCGGGGTCACCTCGCCCGACGTGGTGGCGCTGCACCTCCGGCTGCTGGGGGCGCTGAATCCGTCCCAGCGCTTCGGCTACGAAGGACCACAGATGACGCCGCACCTGACGCTGTCCCTGCGGCGGCGTGCGGTGGACCTCGGCACGGTGCTGGAAGCCGCGCGGGCGGAGTTTGCCGACCTGGAGGCGCACCCGCTGACCTTCACCGCCCGCGAGGTCTGGGTGATGCGCAAGCCGGGACCGGGTGGGCTCTACGTCCCCTGGGAGGCGTGGCCTCTGGGTCAGGGTTGA
- a CDS encoding 5-formyltetrahydrofolate cyclo-ligase, producing the protein MTLPPHDAPKPTWRAWAREVRAGQPNRSAELCTHLAAFLHARGARRVLAYYALPGEPDVGTLVAEFELLTTRARFRPTPHLTLHPWETATEVSRFGVRQPPAGVPRVGLETVDAVLLPGLAFDHFGVRLGYGGGFYDRLLPDFSGLTVGVVWEALVVDELPSETHDLRVGFLATESGISPTQP; encoded by the coding sequence ATGACCCTGCCCCCCCACGACGCGCCCAAACCCACCTGGCGGGCTTGGGCGCGGGAAGTGCGGGCCGGGCAGCCGAACCGCTCCGCCGAACTCTGCACCCACCTCGCCGCCTTTCTGCACGCGCGGGGAGCGCGGCGGGTGCTGGCCTACTACGCCCTTCCCGGCGAGCCGGATGTGGGGACGTTGGTCGCCGAGTTCGAATTGCTGACCACCCGCGCCCGCTTCCGGCCCACGCCGCACCTCACCCTGCATCCCTGGGAGACGGCCACCGAGGTCAGCCGCTTCGGGGTGCGCCAGCCCCCGGCGGGTGTCCCGCGTGTGGGGCTGGAAACGGTGGACGCCGTGCTGCTGCCCGGCCTCGCCTTCGATCACTTTGGCGTGAGGTTGGGCTATGGGGGCGGCTTCTACGACCGACTGCTGCCGGACTTCTCCGGCCTGACCGTGGGCGTGGTCTGGGAAGCGCTGGTGGTGGACGAGTTGCCGAGCGAGACCCATGACCTGCGGGTGGGGTTCCTGGCGACCGAGAGCGGCATCAGCCCCACTCAACCCTGA
- the hisF gene encoding imidazole glycerol phosphate synthase subunit HisF → MLTKRIIPCLDVQGGRVVKNVRFFEDHRDAGDPLVLAQAYEAQQADELVFYDITATHEGRALMLDVAARVAEQVMMPLTVGGGVNAVPDFRQLLMAGADKISVNSGAVRRPELIREASDHFGAQCVVLSIDAKRRPDGEGWTVHVGGGRVDTGLDLLAWAEQGQRLGAGELCLNVMDADGTRAGFDLEATRAVASAVDLPVIASGGAGRLEDFRDVLRGGEEGGQADAALAASVFHFGELTVPQVKAYLKAEGLPVRPDWRDV, encoded by the coding sequence ATGCTCACGAAGCGCATCATCCCCTGTCTGGACGTGCAGGGCGGGCGGGTGGTCAAGAATGTCCGCTTTTTTGAGGACCACCGAGACGCCGGGGATCCCCTCGTGCTCGCGCAGGCGTACGAGGCGCAGCAGGCCGACGAACTCGTCTTCTACGACATCACCGCGACCCACGAGGGCCGGGCGCTGATGCTGGACGTGGCCGCGCGGGTGGCCGAACAGGTGATGATGCCGCTGACGGTGGGCGGGGGCGTGAACGCGGTGCCGGACTTCCGGCAACTGCTGATGGCCGGGGCTGACAAGATCAGCGTGAACAGCGGCGCGGTGCGGCGGCCCGAGCTGATCCGCGAGGCGTCGGACCACTTCGGAGCGCAGTGCGTGGTGCTGAGCATCGATGCCAAGCGGCGACCGGATGGCGAGGGCTGGACCGTCCACGTGGGCGGCGGGCGGGTGGACACCGGCCTCGACCTGCTGGCGTGGGCCGAGCAGGGGCAGCGGCTGGGTGCGGGCGAACTCTGCCTGAACGTGATGGATGCCGACGGCACGCGGGCGGGTTTCGACCTGGAAGCGACCCGCGCCGTGGCCTCGGCGGTGGACCTCCCCGTGATCGCCTCGGGCGGGGCCGGGCGGCTGGAGGACTTCCGCGACGTGCTGCGCGGCGGCGAGGAGGGCGGGCAGGCCGACGCCGCGCTCGCCGCCAGCGTCTTTCACTTCGGGGAACTGACGGTGCCGCAGGTCAAGGCGTACCTGAAGGCCGAGGGGCTGCCCGTGCGCCCCGATTGGCGGGACGTATGA
- a CDS encoding DUF72 domain-containing protein, which translates to MRVWIGCGGYTNDDWAAPGLIYEGVKKDAYLETYSRHFDAAELNSSFYAIPGLKAFEGMVRKSGGRTRFTVKLNKAFTHDRAPTDADFDRMLQSPQPLRDAGQMGPYLAQFPYSFHRTADNRKYLLALAERFTGHELAVELRHASWDQPGVREGMAEYGLIWVSPDYPPVGGMPDPQVHVTTDVGYLRLHGRNKGSWWEGQSAAERHDYLYTRAEMDEWAEKIALVTDDLSELYVYFQNTTKGHALKNIPMLREALNARGVPVKTPEPGEDEGRLL; encoded by the coding sequence ATGCGTGTCTGGATCGGCTGCGGCGGCTACACCAACGACGACTGGGCAGCGCCCGGCCTGATCTACGAGGGCGTGAAGAAGGACGCCTACTTAGAAACCTATTCCCGGCACTTCGACGCCGCCGAGCTGAACAGTTCCTTCTACGCGATTCCCGGCCTCAAGGCCTTTGAGGGGATGGTCCGCAAGTCCGGCGGACGCACCCGCTTCACGGTGAAGCTGAACAAGGCCTTCACCCACGACCGCGCCCCCACCGACGCCGACTTCGACCGGATGCTGCAAAGCCCCCAGCCCCTGCGCGACGCCGGGCAGATGGGACCGTATCTGGCGCAGTTTCCCTACTCCTTTCACCGCACGGCCGACAACCGCAAGTACCTGCTCGCGCTGGCCGAGCGCTTCACCGGGCACGAGTTGGCGGTCGAGTTGCGCCACGCCTCCTGGGACCAGCCGGGCGTGCGCGAGGGCATGGCGGAATACGGCCTGATCTGGGTCAGCCCGGACTATCCACCCGTAGGCGGGATGCCCGATCCACAGGTCCACGTCACGACCGACGTGGGCTACCTGCGGCTGCACGGGCGCAACAAGGGCAGTTGGTGGGAAGGCCAGAGCGCCGCCGAACGCCACGACTACCTCTACACCCGCGCCGAGATGGACGAGTGGGCCGAGAAAATTGCGCTGGTGACGGATGACCTCAGCGAGCTGTACGTGTATTTCCAGAACACGACCAAGGGACACGCCCTGAAGAACATCCCTATGCTGCGCGAGGCGCTGAATGCGCGGGGGGTGCCGGTCAAGACGCCGGAACCGGGGGAGGACGAGGGGCGGCTGCTCTGA
- a CDS encoding phosphotransferase enzyme family protein has protein sequence MRGRYGLDVETLSFLPQGTAPAYRAEGSSGRWFLKLLPDTPSGHDLRRRVRAERPLLRALRETGVLTRVPRPIPTKFGSDLAEVDGYGLALYGWIDGTSLGADWAAALPEIVPLLGRLHAGSKRLLGRGQEWPVPPEDFALPFEVGLLGDLARLRTSTVGDRAGVVALRDLLLPHEATLRRVLAQARTFQGLARAQPRRFVVCHTDAHGGNVMRGAAGGLWLIDWETARPAPPEHDLWMLHPHLPELPPAYEEAVGAPAVPDPDLLGFYLTRRVLEDLAVDVGMILHENIRPEQDEANLAVLERYVLPDLLRVEQHVAEVRGALRLR, from the coding sequence GTGCGGGGCCGCTACGGGCTGGACGTCGAGACGCTCTCCTTTCTGCCTCAGGGAACGGCCCCCGCCTACCGCGCCGAAGGCTCCTCAGGCCGCTGGTTTCTCAAGCTGCTGCCGGACACGCCGTCCGGACACGACCTGCGGCGGCGGGTGCGGGCCGAACGCCCGCTGCTGCGTGCCCTGCGGGAGACGGGGGTGCTGACGCGGGTTCCCCGGCCGATTCCCACCAAGTTCGGGAGCGATCTCGCCGAAGTGGACGGTTACGGCCTGGCCCTATACGGCTGGATCGACGGCACTTCCCTGGGGGCGGACTGGGCGGCGGCCCTCCCAGAGATCGTCCCGCTGCTGGGACGGCTGCACGCGGGCAGCAAGAGGCTGCTGGGGAGGGGGCAGGAGTGGCCGGTCCCTCCCGAGGACTTCGCCCTCCCCTTCGAGGTGGGGTTGCTGGGCGACCTGGCCCGGTTGCGGACGAGCACGGTGGGGGACCGGGCGGGGGTGGTGGCCCTGCGCGACCTGCTGCTGCCACACGAGGCCACCCTGCGGCGGGTACTTGCTCAGGCACGAACGTTCCAGGGCCTGGCACGCGCCCAGCCCCGACGTTTCGTGGTGTGCCACACCGACGCGCACGGCGGCAACGTGATGCGCGGCGCGGCGGGCGGGCTGTGGCTGATCGACTGGGAGACGGCCCGACCCGCCCCGCCCGAGCACGACCTGTGGATGCTGCACCCCCACCTGCCCGAACTGCCGCCCGCCTACGAGGAAGCGGTGGGAGCCCCGGCCGTCCCCGACCCGGACCTGCTGGGGTTCTACCTCACCCGGCGGGTGCTGGAGGACCTGGCGGTGGACGTGGGCATGATCCTGCACGAGAACATCCGCCCCGAGCAGGACGAGGCCAATCTCGCCGTGCTGGAGCGGTACGTTCTGCCCGACCTGCTGCGAGTGGAGCAGCATGTGGCCGAGGTGCGGGGGGCGCTGCGTCTGCGCTGA
- a CDS encoding response regulator, producing the protein MERRRILLVDDNPNDVELALNALQDREAEVEVAASGPEALAALRGGLLPDLILLDLKMPQMDGLAVLDQIRGGPATREIPVVMLSTSGEERDVADCYAHGATAYVVKPMDFGQFRCALRTITDFWARLNVRPRLR; encoded by the coding sequence ATGGAAAGACGGCGAATCCTGCTGGTCGACGACAATCCGAACGATGTGGAACTGGCCCTCAACGCCCTTCAGGACCGCGAGGCGGAGGTCGAGGTGGCGGCCAGCGGTCCCGAGGCCCTCGCCGCGCTGCGTGGGGGCCTGCTGCCCGACCTGATTCTCCTCGACCTGAAAATGCCGCAGATGGACGGCCTCGCCGTGCTCGACCAGATTCGCGGCGGCCCCGCCACCCGCGAGATTCCGGTGGTGATGCTGAGCACCAGCGGCGAGGAGCGCGACGTGGCCGACTGCTACGCGCACGGCGCGACGGCCTACGTGGTCAAGCCGATGGACTTCGGGCAGTTCCGCTGCGCCCTGCGGACCATCACCGACTTCTGGGCGCGGCTGAACGTGCGGCCCCGGCTGCGCTGA
- a CDS encoding DUF817 family protein translates to MARFLRLLAHFTGVQARCCTFAFSVVGLLALSRGLPLEDWGLARYDFLLLGCLLVQAVLVWTRFETPGEAAVLLLFHALGFGLEAQRVALGAWAYPEEAVSKVLGVPLYAGFMYASVGSYVAQAWRRCELRLSGEPPLMWQLALVGATYAHFLLGAGLEVRLGLTAALLLAYRRTRVGFTVGGERFRMGLPLSLGLIAAFVYLAENVATGLGAWVYPHQAGGWRPVHPGKWLAWALMLTPAVLIVARMRAGEERAGNVRATMSSTPARRSGRSETP, encoded by the coding sequence ATGGCCCGCTTCCTGCGCCTGCTCGCCCACTTCACCGGGGTGCAGGCCCGGTGCTGCACCTTCGCTTTCAGCGTGGTGGGGCTGCTGGCGCTGTCCAGGGGACTGCCGCTGGAGGACTGGGGGCTGGCCCGTTACGACTTCCTGTTGCTGGGGTGCCTGCTGGTCCAGGCGGTGCTGGTCTGGACCCGTTTCGAGACGCCGGGCGAGGCGGCGGTGCTGCTGCTCTTTCACGCGCTGGGCTTCGGGCTGGAGGCGCAGCGGGTCGCGCTGGGGGCCTGGGCCTACCCGGAGGAGGCAGTGAGCAAGGTCCTCGGCGTCCCGCTCTACGCGGGCTTCATGTACGCCAGCGTGGGGAGCTATGTCGCGCAGGCGTGGCGGCGCTGCGAACTGCGCCTGAGCGGGGAACCGCCGCTGATGTGGCAACTCGCGCTGGTCGGGGCCACCTACGCCCACTTCCTGCTGGGGGCCGGGCTGGAGGTGCGCCTGGGGCTGACGGCGGCGCTGCTGCTGGCCTACCGTCGCACGCGGGTGGGCTTCACGGTAGGCGGCGAGCGCTTCCGGATGGGGCTGCCCCTCTCGCTGGGCCTGATCGCCGCCTTCGTCTATCTGGCGGAAAATGTGGCGACCGGGCTGGGCGCGTGGGTCTATCCGCATCAGGCCGGGGGCTGGCGGCCCGTCCACCCCGGCAAGTGGCTCGCGTGGGCACTGATGCTGACACCCGCCGTCCTGATCGTGGCCCGAATGAGAGCCGGGGAGGAGCGGGCCGGAAACGTGAGGGCTACCATGTCCTCCACTCCCGCTCGCCGCAGCGGGCGAAGCGAGACGCCATGA
- the ttcA gene encoding tRNA 2-thiocytidine(32) synthetase TtcA encodes MTQTLPSPTAAPQTDLPRLFAPLVKGAAQAITDYRMIEEGDRVMVCLSGGKDSYTLLDILLDLQRRAPIDFEVVAVNLDQGQPGFPTHVLPEYLTRLGVPFHILTEDTYSIVKEKTPEGKTTCALCSRLRRGILYRHAREIGATKIALGHHREDILETLFMNLFFGARLKAMPPKLQSDDGTNVVIRPLAYLPERDIERYAVAKGFPIIPCNLCGSQENLQRKVVGEMLEGWEREHPGRLQNVLRGLTRVTPSHLLDRDLFDFASLSVQPTEGDKGFDVEEYPEREFLAGLSEMQMLG; translated from the coding sequence ATGACCCAGACCCTCCCCTCCCCCACCGCTGCTCCCCAAACCGACCTCCCGCGTCTGTTCGCGCCCCTCGTGAAGGGCGCGGCGCAGGCCATCACCGACTACCGCATGATCGAGGAAGGCGACCGGGTGATGGTCTGCCTGTCGGGGGGCAAGGACAGCTACACGCTGCTCGACATCCTGCTCGACCTCCAGCGCCGCGCCCCCATCGACTTCGAGGTCGTGGCGGTGAACCTCGACCAGGGGCAGCCGGGCTTTCCCACCCACGTGCTGCCGGAGTACCTCACGCGGCTGGGCGTGCCCTTTCACATCCTGACCGAGGACACCTATTCCATCGTCAAGGAGAAGACGCCGGAGGGCAAAACGACCTGTGCCTTGTGCAGCCGTCTCAGAAGGGGCATCCTGTACCGCCACGCCCGCGAGATCGGCGCGACGAAGATCGCCCTGGGGCACCACCGCGAGGACATCCTCGAGACGCTGTTTATGAACCTGTTCTTCGGTGCCCGCCTCAAGGCGATGCCGCCCAAGCTCCAGTCGGACGACGGCACCAACGTGGTGATCCGGCCGCTGGCCTACCTCCCGGAGCGGGACATCGAACGCTACGCGGTGGCGAAGGGCTTTCCGATCATCCCCTGCAACCTGTGCGGCAGCCAGGAGAACCTCCAGCGCAAGGTCGTGGGCGAGATGCTGGAGGGCTGGGAGCGCGAGCATCCGGGCCGCCTCCAGAACGTGCTGCGGGGGCTGACGCGGGTCACGCCGAGCCACCTGCTGGACCGCGACCTGTTCGACTTCGCCTCCCTGAGCGTCCAGCCTACCGAGGGCGATAAGGGCTTTGACGTGGAGGAGTATCCCGAGCGCGAGTTCCTGGCGGGCCTGAGCGAGATGCAGATGCTGGGGTAA